The Cygnus olor isolate bCygOlo1 chromosome 24, bCygOlo1.pri.v2, whole genome shotgun sequence sequence CCTGGACCAAACAGGCCTTTGGATTCGTGGCAGCTCTCAGAGCACAGAAGTTGCCGTACCGGAGGCCACGCAGATGCTATCCAAGACGCTTCCATTGCCAAAGCTGCCAAGACCGCTGTTACACGtcactttgtgtgtgtgtgtgttggaaATCCAGGTTCATGAGAATTCATTCATAAACCTTGGGGTCGTTTAATCCACTTAAAGAGTTCCTCCAGCCCGGTGCCTGACTGGGCTGATTAACGCAAATCATGCTGCATGTTCTTGTAGGGGTAGGTCAGGTTCTCTATGCATATAATCTAGACTTAAAGGAAGGTAACGTACCAAATGAGTTTGGAACTGCCgatctgacttttttttttccctttcacctGGAGTTTTTCCAGCTGCGTGTCACTTCCATCTCTGTTACAGGAGGACTGCAGACAGGACTGGATTCCAAAATCCCCACTGTCCACGTACTGTGAAGTTACATTGGCAGGGCAAATGATTTCTGTTGTCTTGAAAGGTCACCCCGTCTCATGTACTTCAGGCTGGCTGCTTAAAGAACTTTTCCTAGAAGGGGTTTGCACACTTGGAGAGCCCCTTCCcatctttcccttccccctggCACCCCTGCCCGGAGGAggacgtttttttttttaccatggGAGCCAAGGCTGGAGCCAGCTCATGAGTTGAAgacctgcagaagcagctgtcGGGATTCAGTCTTGTACCGTGTGCTCGTTCACTTGGGGGTTTGTTAAATTTCCAAATTGCCGTAAAGTGCTCACACTAAAGGATTTGTACTTGCTGTGTCAGTCTAAAAcctgaaggaaaatacatttttattctttctactTGGgtgctttgtcttttttctttgtgaaagcCATACAATAAACagattatttaataaataagcCCTATTCCTCATGTTCCCTCTGTAggtctgtttttcctcagataGTGGCCCTTCGgttcagttttctttgctaGTTAGCACTGGGTTTTGATTCTCTGGATCGAGACTGTTTGATGGTGTTGGTGAAGATCTTTGTTTGACTTGTAACCTGGTTTCAGAGCGGGAAGAAATCTATAGCAGGgtagctgctgcagctctgccattCTAAAAGCTGCTGGTTTTAATTCTGCCACACACACAGTGTCATCTCTGCTCTCTTCCCTAGCAAGGTCTCTTAACAAAACCTTCCCAACCACTTCGTTAGGGGGAGCCGTAATGCTAGAAGGCGGCCGTGAGAACCGGACTGACTTCTCTGCTGCAGGAACCAGCAAATTCCAGCAAGTAGGGCTGAAAAATGTTCCCCATGTTGGTTGGTCCTGCCTTCTGACCAGGTGAGTGAGAGgtcctggggctgggtgggATGAGAGCTGCCCTGTGCGGGTGaaggctgtggggtgggggctgctggATGGGATGTGAAGTTAGGGCTAAATGGGATTAACTGGGTGAGAGCGGTGCTGTGCTTTTCCCTGCTGGGGTCTAAAGGTGGCATGAGAAGCTGATTTGGGGCTCTGCGAGGAATTGGCTGTCACGgtatttccaaacagaaaaggTCACAGGGAAAATCTGGGACACAGTCAAGGCTTTTCCCTGTCTCAAGGAGACCAGCACGAAATCCAAAACGCTACCTTTTTATTCAGAAGTCATTTCATTGAAAGAAGGTGTACAAACCCCAAGGAGCAGCAAATTGTGTCCCTgttcctccctctctttccctgtCTCTACTGATGGGCTCAAAAAACCACGTCCAACAGGGCTCTTCCCATCAAGCCCCGTGAGAGCTGTGAGCCGACAGCGGCCCCTTATGTGAAAAGAACAACTGTAGAAAACCCACAGGTGGGGGAAGATGTAAAGCTCCTGGAAAAGTCATTTTCAAAGGGCTACATCCCCTGAAGCTGAAGAGCAGTTCTAGGAGTCcctgggaagaggaaaaaaaaaaaaaaaaaaagtcagctgtTGCCACCATCAAACTGTAGCATAACACCCAATTTTAAGCTCTTTGTCACTCGGCAAGGCATGATGTTTTCATCATTTTGGGAGGCAAAGCAAAGCCGATTTCCCATTTAACCGCAAAGAAAACCCCTGAATATAGCACCACGAGCTATCGTTGCCAGTCCTTCAGCGATCCTCAAAGCACAGCAGTGTTGCATGTGCAGGAAACATCAGAAATCCCCGCGGGCGTCACTTACGTGGTGGTCAGCTGTCAgtcgttgccctcctctgtaaaacaaaaaggtaaTTACAGGGTTAATGGGGTGTGGTAACAATAACGAAGGCGCAGGTGTGTTTTTTGGGcttgttttccaaaaagcttGAAAGAACCCACAGCCCCACGGGGTTTCTTTGCTCTAAATTCAACCTGGGTACCTCCGCCCGGGGTttgcggggcggggggctcagCTGAAGTCCTGCTCCCACCCCTGGGATACAGCCTGGGCAGCTGCCCCGTGCTGGCTCCGTCCTGGTCACCGCGGGGAAACAACCCCCACCCCAAATAACCCGCATCATAACCCCCGTCCTCGGGGTCTTGTGCTCAGCCCCGGCTGCGTTTTACCTTTGCTTTCCACTTTAAAATCCGACGGGAGGAGGTTGTCCTGCCGGTTGCCCAGCACGAAGGCCAGGAAGGAGAGGATGAGCGCGTCGAGGATGCCGATGATGCAGAGGATGTACGCCCAGCGCACGGTGCAGGCGCCCAGCGTGTACTTGTCCGTCTTGTCCCCGCACATGCGCCTCACCTCGCTCGAGTCCCAGCCGTCGGGGTAAATCAGGCAGCCGATCATCAGCCCCGTAGCTGCAAGGAGGGGGAAACGTCGCAGGTACCGCATGTGCAGATGGGGAGGTTACGGGGAATAGCACGGCCACGACCACAAATGTTACAGGGAAAATGCTAAAACTGGCTGGCGAGGCTTAAATATTCCTCAGGACCTggaggcaggggctgtgcaCCATCCAAGCTGGGGATGGTGCAGCGTGGGCACGGCGCTGCCTTCCCACACCGCTGTTGCTCCTTCCAGCACTGGCCTCGTCGCCCCAAAACGAGGCATCCTCCAAGCAAAACCACTTTGGTTTTGCACAAACCAACCGAGTTTGTGCAAGGTGGAGAACTTTGTTGCTCCGTGCGCGGCTGGATTTTGGGTTTGCCGAGCCGGAGCcgctgtcagcagcagcagcagctttgcatgCGGGTTAATTCTGCTTGCTCAGCTGCGCTGGTtccagccagggctgggagctggcggTGCTGGGAGCCCTCCATGCCTGACCTCGGTGGCCGACGCGGCCGCTCGCCATGGGAGTCGTGGCACCAGCTGCCCGAGGGCATCTCCTGCCACGCGGCGTGTCCCAGCCTCTCAACGCGCATTTTTCCCTACACATCCCCCTGCTCTGAGAAGTCATTGTGCCTGGGAATTGTTGTGCTTGCTGGGAATTTTTGTACTTGCTGGGAATTTGCTGGCCAAGAAGAGTGGTTGGGGCTCGGTAGGGAGAGGAGCTGCACTCGTCTGCAAGGCTTTGGGATGTCGAAGAAGCTCGTTGGTTGCACTGTCAGTGCAGGACTGgtcttttaagtgtttttatgCAAGTGCGAGGGTGGATGCGGCACGGGGGAGCTCCGTGTCCTGCCTTTGCAGGGTTTTCGTAGCCGAAAGCAGCGGGTGCAccagcaccagggctgctgctccctgcctttgGCTGCTCGCTGAGCTAGGGGTGTCTCACCGGTGGGTCCGTCAGGAATGGGGAGACCCcacagctgcttttgaaggcagcTTGTCCTGGGGGTCAGAGGGGCCACCCGCAcatccctctgcagcagcagggcacagggcagcccgTGTGCTACAGCCGCCTCCTGCCCCCTGTCCGTGGGTTTTCTGACAGTGGTCAACCTGAAAATCCTTTCTGGGTGCTTGCCTTGTGCTGTGCTAAGGGTTTTTATTCCCCTAGCTtaggggaaggagagcagcaagGACAGCGGGCAGCTTCCTAGGTCAGCACCGAGCATTTTTCATCATCTAGAAGCAGGCAGCCTCTCGAGTGCTTAATTACTCTTTGCTGTAGGTAACGGTGAGGAGGGGCACAAGGATGGGGGAGGCTGGAAGGAAATTGCTTCTCCTGGGAACACAAACCCTGGCACATAGCAAGCCTGAAGGTGGATccgctcagcacctgccccctCTTCCAAGCAGCTCTCAAACGCAGCAGCCTCTGCATCGCCTGGTGCAGGGGAAAAGCTGTGATTCGGAGCCCTCGGCACCgtggaagagcagcagccctCGGGGGGGCACAGAGCCCCTTGGCTGCACCCCTGCACGCCTGCAGGAGGGGACGAACCCCTCGGCTTGCTGCGTCTGGCAACGCCAAAGCCTTGCAgcaatttttcctgtttccatccATGAGAGATGGGGTTGGGATTGTACAGCCTGCAGGCCTCtgccagcagaggctgctgctggagctgctccccagggatgcCGGGGGAACCCCAAGGAACAGGTTTCAGAGCCTCTGCCTCGAGGAGCCTGAAGCACAGGTTGGGGGGTCACTAGCAGGGAAGATTTGGGCATATCCACCCGGCTGGAGCTGCCTGCACTCgtgtttttctccccatccaGCACAAAAATGTCCGTAAAAGccccaaacacagcagcaaagcctttccctgctctccctggGAGGCTGAGCTGCCCCAAGCCTCTTATCTAAATCTTTGCTTGAGCTCGTTTCTTGAGCTGGGAACTGGAGCAACCCCATGCTACCGCCACCTGCCCTCCCCTGGGACACCTGGGGACCGTGGGGACAGCGGCCGGTCCCCACATCAATGATTCAGGAGCTGCACAGGTCGGGGTTGGGTTTCAGCAGCGCTGGATCAGGCTGGGTTACCGGTGTCTCAGGTGTCTGGGGCTTTGGGGAGGGCTGGAGGGGCCTGCAAGGTGGGTCGGAGGGGTGTGAGGATGAGAAGAGTGGGAAAGGGTGGTGGTGGCACCGAGCCTGTGCTCGGTCCCCTACACGTTACATCCGCCCTGTGCtcagggcagctcctgcaggggaGAGCGGGGGCACAAAAGGACCCAGCAACGTCGTCTTCATCTCCCTGCTGGATCCCTGCCGGATCCCTGCCCGATCCCTAATGCTCGGAGCATGGAGCCCTGCACCCCGAGGGATGCTCTGAAGCAACAGTCCCACTGTCATGTGGGGTCACCGGTGGCTGCAGGGAAGCTCCAGGGGCTGGGTCCCTCATTCCACGAGGTTTTGCAGCAGGATCCGTGCCCACGTGCGATGAGTCCATCGGGTCTCAGCTGCATCGTGGCTGCTTTACTGACTGTAAATTCCTCCTCTAACCCGTCCAAGGGAAGCGGAGCGGGCACGGAGGTTGTGCTGCTGTCCCTTTCCCGGCCAGCCCCACCACGGCGCAGTCAAGGGGGATCAACAGCTCCCCACGGACCCCTCGCAGCCCTGCCCatcgccccccggccccgctcacctgCCGCCAGCTGCATCCAGGCGCAGACTTTGTAGACGGTGGCCGCGttgcagaagaagaagaggcTGAAGCAGAGGATGGAGCCGATGATGAGGAAGGTGGAGATGCCCACGAAGAACATCGCCGTCTTGAAGGCGCTGGAGGGGATGGTGCCGAAATCCAGGGGGCTGCCCTTGCAGATGAGCTCGCCGGTGAGCGCGTTGCCGATGCAGTAGGAGAAGAGGCCGAAGTAACCGGCCTGCGGCGTGTCGATGCTGTCGCCGATCCAGTAGGGCTGGATGAAGGTCACCACCATCAGGATGGCGAAGCAGAGGGTGAAGAGGGCCCACAGCACGCCCATGGCCCTGGCGTTCCGCACGTAGTTGGTGTGGTAGATCCGCGCCGCCTCCTGCGCCGGCAGCAGCTTGGGCAtggccccgccgggccccctgcggcccccgccgcctcccggggTCTCCTcccggttcccccccccccgggccggccccgcgccgccccggccgggggcggcggcgccgcggggATGCGCGGGCTGCGCCGGcgcgccccccctccccccccccccccccgcctccgtTCCCCCTTCCCCGGCACCGccccgggaggcggcggcgagACCCCACGCAGcgagcagggatggggagggagggacagagggatGCGCCCCCGGGGTGTGCCCCTGAAATGCGCTCCACGCCTCTCGGATGTGCCCCGGTGCTCCTGGGATGAGCCCCCGGGATGTGCCCCGGTGCCCCGAGGATGTTCCCCGAGGATGTGCCCCGGTGCCCCGAGGATGTTCCCCGAGGATGCTCCTCCGGGTTGTGCCCCCGGGATGCGCCCCGTGCCCCTCGGATGCGCCCCCGGGATGCGCTCCGCTCCCCCGGGGCTGTGCCTCGGTGCCCATCGGATGCGCCCCCAAGTTGTGCCCCGGTGCCCGTGGGATATGCCCCCTGTCCTCACCGTGTGCTCCCTGGATGTGCCCCGTGTCCCCAAGATGCGACCCTGGGATGTGTTTTGTGCCCCTTACATGCACCCTGTGCCCCCCCTGTGTGCCCACAGGATGTGCCCCCCCATCCTCTATAACCCAAGAAGTGTCCCTGGGACGTGCCCTGTACCCACCCATAGGATATGCGCTCCCTGGACGCACCCCTGGGACCCCACCTGTACCTCCACCATGCGCAGCTCAGCACGTACCCCATGCCCCAGGATGTGCCCCGCACCCCTCTGTGCACCCCAAGATGCTCTCAGTGTCCCCCCCTGGGATGTGCTCCGTGCCCCAGGATGTGCTTCATGCCCCCGCTGTATGCCCCAGGTCCTTGCTGAGCGCACTGGGGTGTgtgatgcaccccaggacacgTGCTGAGATGCCCCAGGGATGTGCTGTGCCCCCCTTGTTGTGTCCCAGGATGTCTCCTGGGCTGTTCTGTGCCCCCCAGCTGTGTGCCCAAGgctgctctcctctgccctccccagcgTCACCTCGGTCCTTGCCCCACTGGAGTGCACATGGGGTCTCATGGGTCCCAGACCCgcaccagcagggctggaggggtgcaggcaggggggGGAGGAGCTGCCAGGACCCCCCAGGGCACCTGTGGGCACCTCGGGGCCTTT is a genomic window containing:
- the LHFPL5 gene encoding LHFPL tetraspan subfamily member 5 protein yields the protein MPKLLPAQEAARIYHTNYVRNARAMGVLWALFTLCFAILMVVTFIQPYWIGDSIDTPQAGYFGLFSYCIGNALTGELICKGSPLDFGTIPSSAFKTAMFFVGISTFLIIGSILCFSLFFFCNAATVYKVCAWMQLAAATGLMIGCLIYPDGWDSSEVRRMCGDKTDKYTLGACTVRWAYILCIIGILDALILSFLAFVLGNRQDNLLPSDFKVESKEEGND